Proteins found in one Etheostoma spectabile isolate EspeVRDwgs_2016 chromosome 14, UIUC_Espe_1.0, whole genome shotgun sequence genomic segment:
- the si:ch211-13c6.2 gene encoding uncharacterized protein si:ch211-13c6.2 isoform X1, which produces MDTNLETPYEDEAQFIECTVCDKSISGETLYKIHLTTPGHIKKEDALVAAGLAVRHHCVPVFEDILQYLDYMKLDEPIIGLNYLEELPSNDLQAGPRYTCRLCHQNANLPEMVRHVIGRKHRQKYVELKRPDLVTWNKQSIITHGGKIIRARAEIIERQDGRGTPTQMAKKGIEGKLNISRVHQRQKQNRGRNISQSLTQRDVQSHLPELKDYQDEYSHPGRNPPNIPPFHPEDPYMLNRDRSRYHQEHTLSSDRMKEELWRDTYRESDIDRRKYLDPDYRTEYNEEYVKDPQRRAVRETGGVPRYVSREEIPHGQAQHGESYPEEAPPYRRPYPERDQPTEYFTEEVRRGRICSAKYQPSQPVYSEGDKQRWSLDRECGRHDSMDRAGRLGSSEPEAKRRSFPTPMESDRSRDHLFNMLNDYCHEMGEPREEAVANRGPSRTGPPTSQRREEATRAISDIPEPFRRFLKGSANNEGCSQRKKSRFSDATAEEVETTKEMFSDEYGPPNPKSGSHPRLVSVPLGPEMHGTQHPDFYMESKSPHHNESYQRGGSEPRDIFDMLKNVEIENADEANFLKSKLCNLLKEFKTKKSENALQNSHGREAISKDNSLNPDPELSPRHQYDTSLPREDSDIRRPDKHYFKKDHRGRGWQQRENVTDEWLQDYHHPVRGEPRQSNRSRHEEVFGWPGISQPPDTTNSNELARYPERFQEPMHPRDYPPAAEEFLDSHSSPPPHYMERGHRMDRGPRYSNNLEKITSTLLELVARK; this is translated from the exons ATGGACACCAATCTCGAAACACCATACGAAGATGAGGCTCAATTCATTGAATGCACG GTATGTGATAAATCCATAAGCGGTGAAACCTTGTACAAGATACATCTGACTACACCAGGACATATAAAG AAAGAGGATGCCTTGGTTGCTGCAG GTCTTGCTGTCAGACACCACTGCGTTCCGGTATTCGAGGACATTTTACAATATCTGGATTACATGAAGCTTGATGAGCCCATCATTG GTTTGAACTATTTGGAAGAACTGCCCTCTAATGACTTACAAGCAGGCCCCAGATACACATGTAGGCTATGTCATCAGAATGCAAACCTACCGGAAATGGTCCGTCACGTGATTGGACGTAAACACCGGCAGAAATATGTG GAATTGAAACGGCCAGACTTGGTGACCTGGAATAAACAATCCATAATAACCCATGGCGGAAAGATCATACGAGCCAGAGCAGAGATAATAGAGAGGCAGGACGGACGAGGAACTCCAACG CAAATGGCGAAAAAAGGGATAGAGGGCAAATTGAACATCTCAAGAG TTCACCAAAGGCAGAAGCAAAATAGGGGCCGCAACATCTCACAGAGTTTGACCCAACGAGATGTGCAATCACACCTACCAGAACTCAAGGACTACCAGGATGAGTACTCTCACCCAGGGAGGAATCCCCCAAACATACCCCCATTCCATCCAGAAGACCCTTACATGTTAAACAGAGACAGATCCAGGTACCACCAGGAGCACACTCTCAGCAGTGACCGCATGAaagaggagctgtggagggacACTTACAGGGAAAGTGATATAGACAGACGAAAATATTTGGACCCTGATTATCGTACAGAGTATAATGAGGAATATGTTAAAGATCCACAAAGAAGAGCCGTACGAGAAACAGGTGGTGTTCCTAGGTATGTTTCAAGAGAGGAAATTCCCCATGGCCAGGCTCAGCACGGAGAGTCTTACCCAGAGGAAGCTCCTCCGTACAGGAGGCCCTACCCAGAAAGAGATCAGCCGACAGAATACTTCACTGAAGAAGTTAGGCGTGGGCGAATTTGTTCTGCCAAGTACCAGCCCTCGCAGCCGGTGTACTCAGAAGGCGATAAACAGCGGTGGTCTCTGGACAGGGAATGTGGTCGACATGACAGTATGGATAGAGCAGGCAGGCTGGGATCAAGTGAACCAGAGGCCAAGAGGAGGAGCTTTCCCACACCTATGGAGAGTGACCGCTCGCGTGACCATTTGTTTAATATGTTAAACGATTATTGTCATGAAATGGGAGAACCACGAGAGGAGGCAGTTGCCAACCGTGGGCCAAGCAGAACAGGACCCCCTACCTCCCAGAGACGAGAGGAAGCCACCAGGGCCATCTCTGACATCCCAGAGCCATTCAGGCGTTTCCTGAAAGGGTCAGCTAATAATGAGGGATGCAGTCAAAGAAAAAAGAGCCGTTTCTCTGATGCCACTGCAGAGGAGGTTGAAACAACAAAAGAGAT GTTCAGTGATGAGTATGGACCTCCAAATCCAAAGTCTGGCAGTCATCCTAGACTGGTTAGTGTACCATTGGGACCTGAAATGCATGGAACACAGCATCCTGACTTCTACATGGAATCAAAG AGCCCACATCATAATGAAAGCTACCAAAGAGGAGGCTCTGAGCCAAGGGACATCTTTGATATGCTC AAAAACgttgaaattgaaaatgcagACGAGGCTAACTTCCTGAAGAGCAAACTCTGTAACCTTCTAAAAGAATTCAAGACCAAAAAATCGGAGAACGCTCTG cAAAATAGCCATGGTCGAGAAGCCATCTCCAAAGACAACAGCTTGAACCCAGACCCAGAGCTTTCTCCAAGACACCAGTATGACACTAGCCTACCGAGGGAAGATTCAGACATTAGAAGACCAGACAAACACTACTTTAAAAAAGATCACAGAGGAAGAGGCTGGCAGCAGCGTGAGAATGTAACTGACGAGTGGCTCCAAGACTACCACCATCCTGTTCGTGGGGAACCTAGACAGTCAAACAGAAGCCGGCATGaag aggTTTTTGGGTGGCCAGGGATATCTCAGCCGCCAGATACTACCAACTCAAATGAGCTAGCACGTTATCCTGAAAGGTTTCAAGAACCCATGCACCCTCGTGACTACCCACCTGCTGCCGAGGAGTTTTTGGACTCCCACTCTTCCCCACCTCCGCACTACATGGAACGAGGACACAGGATGGACAGGGGCCCTCGGTACTCCAACAACCTGGAGAAAATCACCTCCACTCTTCTGGAACTTGTGGCAAGGAAATAA
- the si:ch211-199g17.2 gene encoding uncharacterized protein si:ch211-199g17.2, with the protein MQPARAQKGFSNKSQLFDSLKVYLNNKNRLQPIIGLGSIIECVKAGTHNREVLYLCEVCVCRLSKADMRNHIMGSLHRYSYIKAWHPHLMSEWKEMSDLSNLAWPLMEMAKALEEKEGPGDVQWLEFEDALFQKMATHSENDAVTLITILRDGQGQGNPETTSVQQEHHPIQSQRIVLVSNNQQRPSKKSLETSAETNRTIAFIKSEDLLKNPSPEPSVLSKNSNSFLDGYTGTKPLIGLFRVVECRSDDGRTHCFLCHCCRIRSNEKDIIDHLTTSSHLINYLMEAYPEQVEVIMADINKNYQLLQSLAKKVEQEEGRGEPKVINARESFCNLMTGKSYHWCIKMLCNGGTHTNTQKQKIAVKGLSVNNISNRARTEKCTVLPSQFAKRMAAKRKMKQVDNTVFKVSLPLTKGSMLLERTSFSMDSLPGSSACSPSSDSDLIPSPESQSEDCELDYDAGSFASNHTEHTSQLQQDLCRGDAGQYKGPERYVPVAQYQEVAGSFNDNEYLYYNQSEDITGTKYQKVYGDDNYKRQPSSQERSSKRFYKQWQNEGPQTQNEWLSPAVSHTQDWPAYKSSYRCEAGCTEQWYNSTSQSKVGTRISREERQNEMSMDATQHCYQQQPQNQYMECLQTGSVGQHGFSDECAAQSDAARIGMHPYLGDPLAHSSSTAPESRVWFPEIEHRPLQTYMEFAIGPVHAVQQSYMTQSKAYQATLPEHGVMSYPNHNIGPRTNSDQCFHHPFSVGEGMSQSKCLHPTLASSVL; encoded by the exons ATGCAGCCGGCTAGAGCACAAAAAG GATTTTCTAACAAAAGCCAGCTGTTTGATTCTCTGAAGGTGTATCTGAACAACAAGAACCGACTACAACCCATTATTG GCCTGGGCAGTATTATAGAATGTGTGAAGGCGGGTACACACAACAGAGAAGTATTGTACCTGTGtgaggtctgtgtgtgtcgcCTTAGTAAAGCCGACATGCGGAACCACATCATGGGAAGTCTCCACAGATACAGCTACATT AAAGCCTGGCACCCCCACTTAATGTCTGAATGGAAGGAGATGTCTGACCTGTCTAATCTGGCCTGGCCGCTGATGGAGATGGCCAAGGCACTTGAGGAAAAAGAAGGACCTGGAGATGTCCAG TGGTTAGAGTTTGAAGACGCTTTATTCCAGAAGATGGCAACACACAGTGAGAATGACG CAGTAACTCTGATAACTATCTTAAGAGATGGGCAGGGCCAGGGTAACCCTGAGACCACATCTGTGCAGCAGGAGCACCATCCCATCCAATCGCAGAGGATTGTACTGGTTTCCAATAACCAACAAAGACCGTCCAAGAAATCCCTTGAGACCTcagcagagacaaacagaaCTATAGCTTTTATCAAATCGGAAGACTTGTTAAAGAACCCATCTCCTGAACCCTCTGTGCTATCGAAGAACAGCAACAGCTTTCTCGATGGCTACACAGGAACCAAGCCTCTTATTG GTCTTTTCCGTGTAGTTGAATGTAGAAGTGACGATGGCCGCACACACTGCTTCCTATGTCACTGCTGCCGCATCAGATCCAACGAAAAGGACATCATTGATCACCTAACCACGTCTTCCCATCTCATAAACTACTTG ATGGAAGCTTATCCTGAGCAGGTGGAGGTAATAATGGCAgatattaataaaaactatcAGCTTCTCCAATCATTGGCCAAGAAAGTGGAGCAAGAAGAGGGCAGAGGAGAGCCAAAG GTGATAAATGCACGAGAATCCTTCTGTAACCTAATGACTGGCAAAAGTTACCACTGGT GTATAAAGATGCTGTGTAATGGAGGGACACATACTAACacccaaaagcagaaaatagcTGTCAAAG gGCTAAGTGTAAACAATATTTCGAATCGAGCCAGGACAGAGAAATGTACCGTGTTGCCGTCACAGTTTGCAAAAAGGATGGCCGCAAAGAGGAAAATGAAGCAAGTGGATAATACTGTGTTCAAGGTAAGCCTGCCTTTAACCAAAGGTTCAATGCTGCTGGAGAGGACCTCTTTCAGTATGGACAGCCTCCCTGGGTCATCTGCATGCTCCCCTTCATCCGACTCAGATCTCATTCCCTCGCCAGAATCTCAGTCAGAGGACTGTGAGTTGGACTATGATGCTGGATCGTTTGCAAGTAACCACACTGAACACACCTCACAACTTCAGCAAGACCTCTGTAGGGGAGACGCTGGTCAATACAAGGGACCGGAAAGATATGTCCCAGTTGCTCAGTATCAAGAGGTGGCCGGTTCTTTCAATGACAACGAATACTTATACTACAACCAGTCAGAAGACATAACTGGAACAAAATACCAAAAGGTCTATGGGGACGATAATTACAAGAGACAACCCAGTTCTCAAGAAAGATCAAGTAAGAGGTTTTACAAACAATGGCAAAATGAAGGCCCTCAGACACAAAACGAGTGGCTGTCACCGGCTGTGTCCCACACTCAAGACTGGCCAGCTTATAAATCTTCCTACAGATGTGAGGCAGGTTGCACTGAGCAGTGGTACAATTCAACTTCACAGAGTAAAGTTGGCACAAGAATATCAAGAGAAGAGCGACAGAACGAGATGAGCATGGATGCTACTCAACATTGTtaccaacaacaaccacaaaatcAGTACATGGAATGTCTTCAGACAGGAAGTGTGGGACAGCATGGTTTTTCTGATGAATGTGCTGCGCAGTCAGATGCTGCTAGGATCGGCATGCATCCTTACTTAGGAGATCCCCTTGCTCACAGTAGCAGCACAGCACCAGAGTCTAGAGTATGGTTTCCTGAGATTGAACACAGACCATTGCAAACATACATGGAGTTCGCCATTGGTCCCGTCCATGCAGTTCAACAAAGTTATATGACACAATCTAAGGCCTATCAAGCCACCCTGCCAGAGCATGGGGTGATGTCTTACCCAAACCACAATATTGGACCTAGGACAAACTCTGACCAGTGCTTTCATCATCCATTCAGCGTGGGTGAGGGTATGTCCCAGTCAAAATGCCTTCATCCCACCTTAGCAAGCTCTGTGTTATAG
- the si:ch211-13c6.2 gene encoding uncharacterized protein si:ch211-13c6.2 isoform X3, which yields MVRHVIGRKHRQKYVELKRPDLVTWNKQSIITHGGKIIRARAEIIERQDGRGTPTQMAKKGIEGKLNISRVHQRQKQNRGRNISQSLTQRDVQSHLPELKDYQDEYSHPGRNPPNIPPFHPEDPYMLNRDRSRYHQEHTLSSDRMKEELWRDTYRESDIDRRKYLDPDYRTEYNEEYVKDPQRRAVRETGGVPRYVSREEIPHGQAQHGESYPEEAPPYRRPYPERDQPTEYFTEEVRRGRICSAKYQPSQPVYSEGDKQRWSLDRECGRHDSMDRAGRLGSSEPEAKRRSFPTPMESDRSRDHLFNMLNDYCHEMGEPREEAVANRGPSRTGPPTSQRREEATRAISDIPEPFRRFLKGSANNEGCSQRKKSRFSDATAEEVETTKEMFSDEYGPPNPKSGSHPRLVSVPLGPEMHGTQHPDFYMESKSPHHNESYQRGGSEPRDIFDMLKNVEIENADEANFLKSKLCNLLKEFKTKKSENALQNSHGREAISKDNSLNPDPELSPRHQYDTSLPREDSDIRRPDKHYFKKDHRGRGWQQRENVTDEWLQDYHHPVRGEPRQSNRSRHEEVFGWPGISQPPDTTNSNELARYPERFQEPMHPRDYPPAAEEFLDSHSSPPPHYMERGHRMDRGPRYSNNLEKITSTLLELVARK from the exons ATGGTCCGTCACGTGATTGGACGTAAACACCGGCAGAAATATGTG GAATTGAAACGGCCAGACTTGGTGACCTGGAATAAACAATCCATAATAACCCATGGCGGAAAGATCATACGAGCCAGAGCAGAGATAATAGAGAGGCAGGACGGACGAGGAACTCCAACG CAAATGGCGAAAAAAGGGATAGAGGGCAAATTGAACATCTCAAGAG TTCACCAAAGGCAGAAGCAAAATAGGGGCCGCAACATCTCACAGAGTTTGACCCAACGAGATGTGCAATCACACCTACCAGAACTCAAGGACTACCAGGATGAGTACTCTCACCCAGGGAGGAATCCCCCAAACATACCCCCATTCCATCCAGAAGACCCTTACATGTTAAACAGAGACAGATCCAGGTACCACCAGGAGCACACTCTCAGCAGTGACCGCATGAaagaggagctgtggagggacACTTACAGGGAAAGTGATATAGACAGACGAAAATATTTGGACCCTGATTATCGTACAGAGTATAATGAGGAATATGTTAAAGATCCACAAAGAAGAGCCGTACGAGAAACAGGTGGTGTTCCTAGGTATGTTTCAAGAGAGGAAATTCCCCATGGCCAGGCTCAGCACGGAGAGTCTTACCCAGAGGAAGCTCCTCCGTACAGGAGGCCCTACCCAGAAAGAGATCAGCCGACAGAATACTTCACTGAAGAAGTTAGGCGTGGGCGAATTTGTTCTGCCAAGTACCAGCCCTCGCAGCCGGTGTACTCAGAAGGCGATAAACAGCGGTGGTCTCTGGACAGGGAATGTGGTCGACATGACAGTATGGATAGAGCAGGCAGGCTGGGATCAAGTGAACCAGAGGCCAAGAGGAGGAGCTTTCCCACACCTATGGAGAGTGACCGCTCGCGTGACCATTTGTTTAATATGTTAAACGATTATTGTCATGAAATGGGAGAACCACGAGAGGAGGCAGTTGCCAACCGTGGGCCAAGCAGAACAGGACCCCCTACCTCCCAGAGACGAGAGGAAGCCACCAGGGCCATCTCTGACATCCCAGAGCCATTCAGGCGTTTCCTGAAAGGGTCAGCTAATAATGAGGGATGCAGTCAAAGAAAAAAGAGCCGTTTCTCTGATGCCACTGCAGAGGAGGTTGAAACAACAAAAGAGAT GTTCAGTGATGAGTATGGACCTCCAAATCCAAAGTCTGGCAGTCATCCTAGACTGGTTAGTGTACCATTGGGACCTGAAATGCATGGAACACAGCATCCTGACTTCTACATGGAATCAAAG AGCCCACATCATAATGAAAGCTACCAAAGAGGAGGCTCTGAGCCAAGGGACATCTTTGATATGCTC AAAAACgttgaaattgaaaatgcagACGAGGCTAACTTCCTGAAGAGCAAACTCTGTAACCTTCTAAAAGAATTCAAGACCAAAAAATCGGAGAACGCTCTG cAAAATAGCCATGGTCGAGAAGCCATCTCCAAAGACAACAGCTTGAACCCAGACCCAGAGCTTTCTCCAAGACACCAGTATGACACTAGCCTACCGAGGGAAGATTCAGACATTAGAAGACCAGACAAACACTACTTTAAAAAAGATCACAGAGGAAGAGGCTGGCAGCAGCGTGAGAATGTAACTGACGAGTGGCTCCAAGACTACCACCATCCTGTTCGTGGGGAACCTAGACAGTCAAACAGAAGCCGGCATGaag aggTTTTTGGGTGGCCAGGGATATCTCAGCCGCCAGATACTACCAACTCAAATGAGCTAGCACGTTATCCTGAAAGGTTTCAAGAACCCATGCACCCTCGTGACTACCCACCTGCTGCCGAGGAGTTTTTGGACTCCCACTCTTCCCCACCTCCGCACTACATGGAACGAGGACACAGGATGGACAGGGGCCCTCGGTACTCCAACAACCTGGAGAAAATCACCTCCACTCTTCTGGAACTTGTGGCAAGGAAATAA
- the si:ch211-13c6.2 gene encoding uncharacterized protein si:ch211-13c6.2 isoform X2 has protein sequence MKLDEPIIGLNYLEELPSNDLQAGPRYTCRLCHQNANLPEMVRHVIGRKHRQKYVELKRPDLVTWNKQSIITHGGKIIRARAEIIERQDGRGTPTQMAKKGIEGKLNISRVHQRQKQNRGRNISQSLTQRDVQSHLPELKDYQDEYSHPGRNPPNIPPFHPEDPYMLNRDRSRYHQEHTLSSDRMKEELWRDTYRESDIDRRKYLDPDYRTEYNEEYVKDPQRRAVRETGGVPRYVSREEIPHGQAQHGESYPEEAPPYRRPYPERDQPTEYFTEEVRRGRICSAKYQPSQPVYSEGDKQRWSLDRECGRHDSMDRAGRLGSSEPEAKRRSFPTPMESDRSRDHLFNMLNDYCHEMGEPREEAVANRGPSRTGPPTSQRREEATRAISDIPEPFRRFLKGSANNEGCSQRKKSRFSDATAEEVETTKEMFSDEYGPPNPKSGSHPRLVSVPLGPEMHGTQHPDFYMESKSPHHNESYQRGGSEPRDIFDMLKNVEIENADEANFLKSKLCNLLKEFKTKKSENALQNSHGREAISKDNSLNPDPELSPRHQYDTSLPREDSDIRRPDKHYFKKDHRGRGWQQRENVTDEWLQDYHHPVRGEPRQSNRSRHEEVFGWPGISQPPDTTNSNELARYPERFQEPMHPRDYPPAAEEFLDSHSSPPPHYMERGHRMDRGPRYSNNLEKITSTLLELVARK, from the exons ATGAAGCTTGATGAGCCCATCATTG GTTTGAACTATTTGGAAGAACTGCCCTCTAATGACTTACAAGCAGGCCCCAGATACACATGTAGGCTATGTCATCAGAATGCAAACCTACCGGAAATGGTCCGTCACGTGATTGGACGTAAACACCGGCAGAAATATGTG GAATTGAAACGGCCAGACTTGGTGACCTGGAATAAACAATCCATAATAACCCATGGCGGAAAGATCATACGAGCCAGAGCAGAGATAATAGAGAGGCAGGACGGACGAGGAACTCCAACG CAAATGGCGAAAAAAGGGATAGAGGGCAAATTGAACATCTCAAGAG TTCACCAAAGGCAGAAGCAAAATAGGGGCCGCAACATCTCACAGAGTTTGACCCAACGAGATGTGCAATCACACCTACCAGAACTCAAGGACTACCAGGATGAGTACTCTCACCCAGGGAGGAATCCCCCAAACATACCCCCATTCCATCCAGAAGACCCTTACATGTTAAACAGAGACAGATCCAGGTACCACCAGGAGCACACTCTCAGCAGTGACCGCATGAaagaggagctgtggagggacACTTACAGGGAAAGTGATATAGACAGACGAAAATATTTGGACCCTGATTATCGTACAGAGTATAATGAGGAATATGTTAAAGATCCACAAAGAAGAGCCGTACGAGAAACAGGTGGTGTTCCTAGGTATGTTTCAAGAGAGGAAATTCCCCATGGCCAGGCTCAGCACGGAGAGTCTTACCCAGAGGAAGCTCCTCCGTACAGGAGGCCCTACCCAGAAAGAGATCAGCCGACAGAATACTTCACTGAAGAAGTTAGGCGTGGGCGAATTTGTTCTGCCAAGTACCAGCCCTCGCAGCCGGTGTACTCAGAAGGCGATAAACAGCGGTGGTCTCTGGACAGGGAATGTGGTCGACATGACAGTATGGATAGAGCAGGCAGGCTGGGATCAAGTGAACCAGAGGCCAAGAGGAGGAGCTTTCCCACACCTATGGAGAGTGACCGCTCGCGTGACCATTTGTTTAATATGTTAAACGATTATTGTCATGAAATGGGAGAACCACGAGAGGAGGCAGTTGCCAACCGTGGGCCAAGCAGAACAGGACCCCCTACCTCCCAGAGACGAGAGGAAGCCACCAGGGCCATCTCTGACATCCCAGAGCCATTCAGGCGTTTCCTGAAAGGGTCAGCTAATAATGAGGGATGCAGTCAAAGAAAAAAGAGCCGTTTCTCTGATGCCACTGCAGAGGAGGTTGAAACAACAAAAGAGAT GTTCAGTGATGAGTATGGACCTCCAAATCCAAAGTCTGGCAGTCATCCTAGACTGGTTAGTGTACCATTGGGACCTGAAATGCATGGAACACAGCATCCTGACTTCTACATGGAATCAAAG AGCCCACATCATAATGAAAGCTACCAAAGAGGAGGCTCTGAGCCAAGGGACATCTTTGATATGCTC AAAAACgttgaaattgaaaatgcagACGAGGCTAACTTCCTGAAGAGCAAACTCTGTAACCTTCTAAAAGAATTCAAGACCAAAAAATCGGAGAACGCTCTG cAAAATAGCCATGGTCGAGAAGCCATCTCCAAAGACAACAGCTTGAACCCAGACCCAGAGCTTTCTCCAAGACACCAGTATGACACTAGCCTACCGAGGGAAGATTCAGACATTAGAAGACCAGACAAACACTACTTTAAAAAAGATCACAGAGGAAGAGGCTGGCAGCAGCGTGAGAATGTAACTGACGAGTGGCTCCAAGACTACCACCATCCTGTTCGTGGGGAACCTAGACAGTCAAACAGAAGCCGGCATGaag aggTTTTTGGGTGGCCAGGGATATCTCAGCCGCCAGATACTACCAACTCAAATGAGCTAGCACGTTATCCTGAAAGGTTTCAAGAACCCATGCACCCTCGTGACTACCCACCTGCTGCCGAGGAGTTTTTGGACTCCCACTCTTCCCCACCTCCGCACTACATGGAACGAGGACACAGGATGGACAGGGGCCCTCGGTACTCCAACAACCTGGAGAAAATCACCTCCACTCTTCTGGAACTTGTGGCAAGGAAATAA
- the LOC116702054 gene encoding regulation of nuclear pre-mRNA domain-containing protein 1A has protein sequence MSAFSEAALEKKLSELSNSQQSVQTLSLWLIHHRKHSRTIVSVWINELKKAQVSRKLTFLYLANDVIQNSKKKGPEFTQDFAPVIVDAFKHVYRDGEEGCKKQLGRVLSIWQERAVYENNLLDQLSQVLYGEKKAKKRSYEEIRPDDEDFASQSSPAEPPQTAELIRALQELENAASGDSVLRQRISSLPAEVQDTSLLNRITDKESGERLSRLVEEACMLLADYSGRLAAEIDDRRQLTRTLTVFLQSQKDGLNQNEQKLEEYKRKLARVTQVRKELRSRLNNLPGGLYNSSN, from the exons ATGTCAGCTTTCTCTGAGGCTGCTTTAGAAAAGAAACTATCCGAGCTCAGCAACTCACAACAAAGTGTGCAAACGTTGTCATTGTGGCTCATTCATCATAGAAAACACTCGAGGACAATTGTCAGCGTTTGGATCAACGAACTGAAAAAAG CTCAGGTATCACGCAAGCTGACCTTCCTTTACTTGGCCAATGACGTCATTCAAAACAGCAAGAAGAAAGGACCAGAATTCACTCAGGATTTTGCACCGGTCATCGTTGATGCATTCAAACATGTATACAG AGATGGTGAGGAAGGCTGTAAGAAACAGTTGGGTCGGGTTTTGTCTATCTGGCAGGAGAGAGCTGTGTACGAGAACAACCTCCTGGATCAGCTCTCACAAGTTCTAT ATGGAGAAAAGAAGGCTAAGAAGAGGTCGTATGAGGAGATCCGACCAGATGATGAGGACTTTGCCTCCCAGAGCTCCCCTGCCGAGCCCCCACAG ACAGCAGAGTTAATTCGAGCCTTGCAGGAACTAGAAAACGCAGCTTCTGGCGACTCAGTGCTGCGTCAGCGCATCTCCTCCCTTCCTGCTGAAGTGCAAGACACGTCGCTGCTTAACAGGATCACAG ATAAGGAATCAGGAGAGCGACTTTCCCGGCTTGTGGAGGAGGCCTGCATGTTGCTAGCAGACTACAGTGGCCGCTTGGCGGCAGAGATTGATGACAGGAGGCAGCTCACACGCACACTTACCGTCTTCCTGCAAAGCCAGAAGGATGGGCTCAACCAGAACGAGCAGAAACTAGAA gaaTACAAACGCAAACTGGCGAGGGTGACCCAGGTCCGGAAGGAGCTGCGTTCGCGTCTAAACAATCTTCCAGGAGGACTCTACAACTCTTCAAACTGA